The Engystomops pustulosus chromosome 1, aEngPut4.maternal, whole genome shotgun sequence genome has a window encoding:
- the LYSMD3 gene encoding lysM and putative peptidoglycan-binding domain-containing protein 3 isoform X2, which produces MKMSSRHESRSYLKPTSLTSVTSGHTYHFASMANSEHDASEEEAEEYELRPRGREKTRRSTSRERLDDIVFITKDIAEGDTLNSVALQHCCTVADLKRANNLINDQDFFALRSIKIPVKRFSLLTETHFSPKGKISRTISIQPPPGDQGLSPALEARSTETVDSFLQEVDRDIEQIVRVTDLKKENLHEVVSALSQELHFQTNVKVIRHKDPYHGADWGLGWWTAVVIMVIVGIITPVFYFLYYEVLNKEPTSNSSHVG; this is translated from the exons ATGAAGATGTCGAGCAGACATGAGTCTCGGAGTTACCTGAAACCAACATCACTGACGTCTGTGACATCAGGTCATACTTATCACTTTGCATCCATGGCTAACTCCGAGCACGATGCATccgaagaggaggccgaggagtATGAGCTACGACCACGCGGGAGAGAGAAGACTAGAAGAAGCACGTCCAGAGAACGCCTTGATGATATTGTATTCATAACAAAGGACATTGCGGAAGGGGACACATTAAATTCAGTAGCCCTCCAGCATTGTTGTACC GTTGCGGACCTGAAGAGAGCCAACAACCTCATCAATGACCAGGACTTTTTTGCATTACGGTCAATAAAGATTCCGGTGAAGAGGTTCAGTTTACTGACTGAGACACATTTCTCCCCAAAAGGAAAGATTTCCAGGACGATATCCATCCAGCCCCCTCCAGGGGACCAAGGACTCTCCCCGGCACTTGAAGCCCGTTCTACCGAGACGGTGGATTCTTTCTTACAAGAAGTAGACCGAGACATTGAACAGATTGTGAGGGTCACAGACCTGAAGAAGGAGAATCTGCATGAAGTGGTCTCCGCGCTGAGTCAGGAACTCCATTTTCAAACCAATGTGAAAGTGATCCGACACAAAGATCCTTATCACGGAGCGGACTGGGGTTTGGGTTGGTGGACGGCGGTTGTGATTATGGTCATTGTTGGAATTATCACACcagtattttattttctttattatgaggTTCTAAACAAGGAGCCAACTTCTAATTCATCACACGTAGGTTGA
- the LYSMD3 gene encoding lysM and putative peptidoglycan-binding domain-containing protein 3 isoform X1 has product MAGHLLCRGVTSAAGRGGNTLSAEMKMSSRHESRSYLKPTSLTSVTSGHTYHFASMANSEHDASEEEAEEYELRPRGREKTRRSTSRERLDDIVFITKDIAEGDTLNSVALQHCCTVADLKRANNLINDQDFFALRSIKIPVKRFSLLTETHFSPKGKISRTISIQPPPGDQGLSPALEARSTETVDSFLQEVDRDIEQIVRVTDLKKENLHEVVSALSQELHFQTNVKVIRHKDPYHGADWGLGWWTAVVIMVIVGIITPVFYFLYYEVLNKEPTSNSSHVG; this is encoded by the exons CGGAGATGAAGATGTCGAGCAGACATGAGTCTCGGAGTTACCTGAAACCAACATCACTGACGTCTGTGACATCAGGTCATACTTATCACTTTGCATCCATGGCTAACTCCGAGCACGATGCATccgaagaggaggccgaggagtATGAGCTACGACCACGCGGGAGAGAGAAGACTAGAAGAAGCACGTCCAGAGAACGCCTTGATGATATTGTATTCATAACAAAGGACATTGCGGAAGGGGACACATTAAATTCAGTAGCCCTCCAGCATTGTTGTACC GTTGCGGACCTGAAGAGAGCCAACAACCTCATCAATGACCAGGACTTTTTTGCATTACGGTCAATAAAGATTCCGGTGAAGAGGTTCAGTTTACTGACTGAGACACATTTCTCCCCAAAAGGAAAGATTTCCAGGACGATATCCATCCAGCCCCCTCCAGGGGACCAAGGACTCTCCCCGGCACTTGAAGCCCGTTCTACCGAGACGGTGGATTCTTTCTTACAAGAAGTAGACCGAGACATTGAACAGATTGTGAGGGTCACAGACCTGAAGAAGGAGAATCTGCATGAAGTGGTCTCCGCGCTGAGTCAGGAACTCCATTTTCAAACCAATGTGAAAGTGATCCGACACAAAGATCCTTATCACGGAGCGGACTGGGGTTTGGGTTGGTGGACGGCGGTTGTGATTATGGTCATTGTTGGAATTATCACACcagtattttattttctttattatgaggTTCTAAACAAGGAGCCAACTTCTAATTCATCACACGTAGGTTGA